From one Astatotilapia calliptera chromosome 10, fAstCal1.2, whole genome shotgun sequence genomic stretch:
- the zzef1 gene encoding zinc finger ZZ-type and EF-hand domain-containing protein 1 isoform X1, translating to MGNAESGCGGGSGDEEDIETESPGFAEDGPASATAGGGVGGGGGGGSGCGRSGRGSNNLPVPTGGPPSPGVLLEQVKLREAAARISDSGVAIHESVLAGNEGVLMRWLEDRLNRGEESVNIEQFCEMLESRDAPRDECEEAFGQFDAEGDGVVDIESMLIALKNSNGANLQGELSNVIRQLQACSLTPGFVDIFSKTKDRLGAHASKILKFLHRNRIPSSAIPFPILEGYNSICTMRSSVVQDFLEFLLQKEKDLDIQYRAELDRDPDVDMVKVVTQCYSTIEASSNVADIYKMTNGETASFWQSDGSARSHWIRLKMKPDVVLRRLAIAVASNDHSYMPQLVSVAVGKNRRSLQEIRDIRIPSNVTGYVALLENANITHPYIQINIKRCLSDGCDTRIHGLKTLGYQITKNKEMSVSDASAVWYLSLLTSLVTASMETNPALAQTVLQSTQKALRHMPPLSLTPSSTEFPRFFSANILEEVDGFLLRIADCCVSPDVELTLLAFALARGSVAKVIQALSCISDHLDTKYKASPLIVSMASVRLRLLYRNGKPLQLHLQACDVKSKDEKSGPENMLTEYSTGDGFLTEAGRLKASVILSTEDQSNFQVTQIKIKVRKGAIGPKCGLVFAYKEDDPFDAEKHFKRFKKYHSWDYKDFKEFVQSSARTPAQSEDEPIGWFELEDDWNDVEIKLQQCRVAKFLMVKFLCTRQDNAERLGVQSLSFSGYLCPGTERLADLDDLSPKGESFDGDAVTGLCLLNKTLFFIQQLTRDMDASHCKQKYLLEFSGLSLSLFWSFYSKLREIEGEEVTKSRVLLLQLMQNCFPMLPTPRESRGKEESKVPDEAGAAARPSMSSSRDDLSDSMRAVWELYTHLCHIVDSPEGETSVEKALHTEAVKAVLHGAAVFFPDKRVRRDKLFHMMKNITEEDQPESVKVTFESLCNYFSDQDPSGLLLLPPKGAPSDFDISPILSVMETLLLVATRECEVMMVDENSGASRSVLLSLFWALQGSLLSWCYLQLKGGASTAIAMELARDILLKYVDQFLESVKSILGSLLERYTGAQITAKLGSSIIATVFRQLMIFLLELCPLDIPHSLLLQSFSSLVELLRSLSSDTGDIFSKVDQENWHQPQQPVVLRTWNMESPHNYENSRHETSIFACPGATSFEVEFDERCETEKRYDYLEFTDSRGGKVRYDMKVGTEKWPKKVTFDTGPQLQFLFHSDSSNNEWGYKFTVTALGLPDITISWMSDLQLLVARLMGRLASRTLALKSPHEVRSVKELPSGKMSHVQSSPLWKPILRHGLCDKREATRTKTITEQASTWTLDEPTGFLEDFARWNPSQELTDARTELMRTLMQACRKQAMRNEITAGSKIDQAVNAIWAAMVYHTPALNLALLSYVVNPDCKSSLSEEFVQVYSLADSIRTWMLEMKQRYLVGKMNNHDEREGGPDEVTMETLAEMCIEKSLLLFRFAPCGVPCQGSDAPRATESSSALLFQSSSISEGDFQASSSVGPQAAGSEESYESRSGQSLSSGTHIPNSSSCGHSRRTHRDSTESLSPQPGEPASPSAYNRKAPFSRARLRLLSCRSIEEPRMTPSVKDRYPILKHILNFIKDQALTTASILQTLSLNKAQALSVCKVLEMVQQCFHSMGQPHLFQAPCILFLQELLACQKDFTCYFSQLSDSGQKLGEEVRRSYHQLVLMLVEAVQGFSSLNEKAFLPALSCVQTCLLHLLDMNWEAHDLPFFLSINLPDLLLSMSQENISVHDTAISQWTEEDEIADYKKNQEWMDECMDGMFEKWYDKIDEEESMEDRRKMHMFIARYCDLLNVVISCDGCERMAPWHRYRCLQCMDMDLCKTCFLSGAKPEGHEDDHEMVNMEYACDHCQGLIVGSRINCNVCEDFDLCFGCYHAKKYPDSHLPTHRITVYPMVTIRISDRHRLIQPYIHNYSWLLFAALALYTSELSSEKQTDGDTLDSDTLNVAKALQTHCSQLITDCLLKGQTGKGFRSSALLALLSTNDSASDSELCPVSPESSQELSTATDTSSLPGSTAAICSPSSPKHKDKPSDEKKAEEGSCPPPAQPELSLPPSSGPGDKKKLVTQDTLDSARLSQTPSVSSEDALSPVVRRAVNSPTSDVVKETDDRLPPVPLQGHVFSECSRERILGLLAAMLPPAKPGCSLCLPSLSSMLPQLFKAVISNAGSLNETYHLTLGLLGQLLLRIPPMEADAAVTEALADKYELLIQGEMSCSDIQGWKTIQLLFSLGAVCLDSRIGLDWACTVADILHSLNACPEWCTIIAAFTDHCIQQLPQTLKRTNLFTLLVLVGFAEVLCVGTQTVFIDNANEKHNMILLKHFTEKNHAAVVDVRTRKRKTVKDYQLIQSQDSCTVSLPGQPEGQGCPKTLLSCYLGNFTSIISHLLQTSQDNGSSDAVEASWVLSLALKGLYNILKKHGVEHAHEAIQESGLTQLLVRKCSKGTGFSKLWLLRDLEILSIMLYSSKREIHSMAQDPEREQREQDKEHDSDHSSCCADDTDVNKPDPLEGLDEETKICFQITHDALNAPLPILRAMYELQMKRTDSFFLEVQKRFDGEEIKTDETIRTLAQKWQSSRRPRSEERNTKAVDTDMIVVSCMSKPSHCEKATEEINVVAQKLITNSESDLQLSYAKQRRTKSSALLHKELDVRSNRAVRQYLVKVNQAIATLYARHVLASLLADWPADAPMSEEALELSGASHMAYILDMLMQLEERPSWEKILQRVLKGCSHSMLCSLSLTACQFMEEPGMAVQVRESKHPYDNNTNFEDKVHIPGAIYLSVKFDSRCYTEEGCDELIMSSSSDFVQDVHNFSGSPQKWSDFEIPGDTLYYRFMSDMSNTEWGYKFTVTGGHRGRFQTGFEILKQMLADDQVLSQLPLADIWEWQVGVACRQTGNQRLRAIHLLLRLLQCQSQTACTLTLLQPLWQLFMSMENSLSQDPTSITVLLPLHRALTELFFIAEARAIAQGVLQEYLLAMTTDEQLLNHTAMALKNIAAISLAINYPNKSTKLLNMSP from the exons ATGGGCAACGCGGAGAGCGGCTGCGGCGGAGGCAGCGGCGACGAGGAAGACATAGAAACGGAGAGTCCCGGCTTCGCGGAAGACGGTCCGGCCTCTGCGACCGCTGGCGGCGGTGTTGgaggcggcggcggcggcggctcTGGTTGTGGCAGGAGCGGAAGGGGATCGAATAACCTACCCGTGCCCACTGGTGGACCACCCAGCCCCGGGGTCCTCTTGGAGCAAGTGAAACTGAGAGAAGCGGCGGCTCGTATTAGCGACTCTGGAGTCGCCATTCACGAGTCCGTCCTGGCCGGGAATGAGGGTGTCCTGATGCGGTGGCTCGAGGACCGGTTAAACCGAGGAGAAGAGTCCGTTAATATTGAGCAATTTTGTGAGATGTTAGAGAGCAGAGATGCCCCGAGGGACGAGTGCGAAGAG GCCTTTGGTCAGTTTGATGCGGAGGGGGATGGAGTGGTGGACATAGAGAGCATGCTGATTGCTCTGAAGAACTCCAATGGAGCTAATCTGCAGGGAGAGCTGAGTAATGTGATAAGACAGCTTCAGGCCTGCTCGCTTACCCCAG GTTTTGTGGACATATTCTCCAAGACCAAAGACCGATTAGGAGCACACGCCTCTAAAATTCTAAAGTTCTTACACAGGAATCGTATTCCCAGCAGTGCCATCCCTTTCCCAATTTTAGAGGGCTACAACAGTATCTGTACCATGAGGTCCAGTGTGGTGCAGGACTTCTTGGAATTCCTCTTGCAGAAGGAGAAAG atttGGATATTCAGTACAGAGCAGAGCTGGACCGTGACCCAGacgtagacatggtcaaggtcGTCACTCAGTGCTACAGCACAATAGAAGCTTCGTCCAATGTTGCTGACATCTACAAGATGACAAATGGGGAAACGGCGTCTTTCTGGCAGTCTGACGGCAGCGCTCGCTCGCACTGGATACG ACTAAAAATGAAACCGGATGTTGTTTTGAGACGTTTGGCCATTGCCGTGGCTTCTAATGACCACAGCTATATGCCTCAGCTAGTGTCAGTTGCTGTGGGGAAGAACCGGCGTTCTTTGCAGGAGATCAGAGACATCCGCATCCCGAGCAATGTCACGGGCTATGTAGCTCTCTTGGAGAATGCCAACATCACACACCCCT ACATCCAAATCAACATTAAGCGGTGCCTGAGTGATGGATGCGACACACGGATTCACGGCTTGAAGACGCTGGGTTATCAGATTACCAAGAATAAAGAGATGTCTGTTTCGGATGCTTCAGCCGTCTGGTACCTGTCTCTCCTCACCTCTTTGGTCACTGCGTCCATGGAGACGAACCCTGCACTTGCCCAGACCGTCCTTCAGAGCACACA AAAAGCCTTGCGTCACATGCCGCCATTGTCCCTTACACCGTCATCCACAGAGTTCCCCAGGTTCTTTTCTGCGAACATCTTGGAGGAGGTGGATGGATTTCTCCTCAGGATAGCAGA CTGCTGTGTGAGTCCTGATGTAGAGCTGACCCTCCTGGCCTTCGCCCTCGCCAGAGGGAGTGTGGCAAAAGTCATTCAGGCCCTGTCCTGCATCAGTGATCATTTAGACACCAAGTACAAGGCCTCGCCTCTCATCGTCTCTATGGCTTCGGTCCGGCTACGACTGCTGTATCGCAACG GGAAGCCGCTCCAGCTGCACTTACAGGCCTGTGATGTGAAGAGCAAAGATGAGAAATCAGGACCAGAGAACATGCTAACAGAGTACTCCACTGGAGATG GTTTTCTCACAGAAGCCGGCCGTTTGAAAGCCAGCGTAATCCTCTCGACAGAGGACCAGAGCAACTTCCAGGTCACTCAGATAAAGATCAAA GTGCGGAAAGGAGCCATTGGACCGAAATGTGGTTTAGTGTTTGCGTATAAGGAGGACGACCCTTTCGATGCAGAGAAACACTTCAAAAGGTTTAAAAAGTATCACTCCTGGGACTACAAGGACTTCAAAGAGTTTGTACAAAGCAG CGCCAGGACTCCAGCGCAGAGTGAAGACGAGCCGATTGGCTGGTTTGAGCTGGAGGACGACTGGAATGATGTGGAGATCAAGCTGCAGCAGTGTCGTGTTGCCAAG TTCCTGATGGTGAAATTCCTGTGCACCAGGCAGGACAACGCCGAGCGCCTTGGTGTGCAGTCCCTCAGCTTCAGTGGCTACTTGTGCCCTGGGACAGAGAGGCTCgcagacctggatgacctcagTCCGAAAGGAGAGAGCTTTGACGGTGATGCTGTTACCGGCCTTTGTCTGCTAAACAAGACGCTCTTCTTCATACAGCAGCTCACACGAGACATG GATGCCTCTCACTGCAAGCAGAAGTATCTGTTGGAGTTCAGTGGCCTCAGCCTGAGCCTCTTCTGGAGCTTCTACAGCAAACTCAGGGAGAT TGAGGGCGAGGAGGTGACGAAGAGCAGagttctcctcctccagctgatgcAGAACTGTTTCCCCATGCTGCCCACCCCCCGGGAGTCCCGGGGCAAAGAGGAGAGCAAAGTACCAGATGAAGCTGGCGCAGCAGCTCGTCCATCCATGTCCAGCAGCAGAGATGATCTCAGTGACTCTATGAGGGCTGTGTGGGAGCTCTACACTCACCTCTGTCACA TTGTGGACAGTCCGGAAGGTGAGACATCCGTGGAAAAGGCTTTGCACACAGAAGCGGTGAAGGCCGTTCTTCATGGAGCGGCTGTTTTCTTCCCTGATAAACGTGTCAGGCGAGACAAACTCTTTCACATGATG aAGAACATTACAGAGGAGGATCAGCCAGAGTCGGTGAAGGTTACCTTTGAATCCCTTTGTAATTACTTCAG CGATCAGGATCCAAGTGGCCTTCTGCTGCTCCCTCCTAAAGGAGCTCCCTCAGACTTTGACATCAGCCCAATACTCTCAGTCATGGAGACGCTGCTCCTGGTTGCCACCAGAGAG TGTGAGGTCATGATGGTGGATGAGAATAGCGGCGCCAGCAGATCGGTCCTGCTGTCGTTGTTCTGGGCTCTGCAGGGCAGTCTGCTCTCCTGGTGCTACCTGCAGCTCAAAGGAGGAGCGTCCACGGCCATTGCAATGGAGCTGGCCAGAGACATCCTGCTGAAAT ATGTGGATCAGTTCTTGGAAAGTGTCAAGTCGATCCTTGGCTCGCTCTTGGAGAGGTACACTGGAGCTCAGATTACTGCAAAATTAGGCAGCTCTATCATAGCCACAGTCTTCAGACAACTG ATGATCTTCCTCTTGGAGCTGTGCCCTTTGGACATCCCCCACAGCctgctgctgcaaagcttctcCTCGCTCGTTGAGCTGCTCAGAAGCCTGTCAAGCGACACCGGAGACATCTTTTCTAAG GTGGATCAAGAGAACTGGCACCAACCCCAGCAGCCGGTGGTGCTAAGGACCTGGAACATGGAGTCCCCGCACAACTACGAGAACAGCCGCCACGAGACGAGCATCTTCGCCTGCCCCGGTGCGACGTCGTTCGAGGTGGAGTTTGATGAACGCTGTGAAACAGAGAAGAG ATACGACTACTTAGAATTCACAGATTCCAGAGGGGGAAAGGTCCGCTACGACATGAAGGTCGGAACTGAGAAGTGGCCAAAG AAAGTGACCTTTGACACCGGTCcccagctgcagttcctcttccactctgacagcagcaacaacgAGTGGGGCTATAAGTTCACTGTAACAGCGCTGGGTTTACCAGACATCACCATTTCTTGGATGTCAGATCTGCAGCTGCTGGTGGCTCGTCTGATGGGTCGCCTTGCATCCAGAACGCTGGCGTTGAAATCTCCGCACG AGGTTCGCAGTGTAAAGGAACTTCCATCAGGGAAAATGTCCCATGTTCAGTCTTCACCTTTATGGAAACCCATCCTGAGACATGGGCTGTGTGACAAAAGGGAGGCGACCCGAACAAAAACAATCACAGAGCAG GCGAGCACGTGGACTCTGGATGAGCCGACGGGCTTCCTGGAGGACTTTGCTCGCTGGAACCCTTCACAGGAGCTAACAGACGCTAGAACAGAGCTGATGAGGACCCTCATGCAGGCTTGCAGGAAACAGGCGATGAGGAACGAGATCACCGCTGGGTCAAAGATAGACCAAGCTGTGAATGCCATTTGGGCAGCCATGGTGTACCACACACCGGCCCTCAACCTCGCACTTCTTAGCTATG TAGTTAATCCGGACTGTAAATCCAGTCTGAGTGAAGAGTTCGTGCAGGTGTATTCACTAGCAGACAGCATCAGAACGTGGATG CTGGAGATGAAGCAGAGATATCTGGTTGGCAAGATGAACAATCATGACGAGCGGGAAGGTGGTCCTGATGAGGTTACCATGGAGACACTGG CTGAGATGTGCATCGAGAAGAGCCTCTTGTTGTTCCGATTTGCTCCTTGCGGCGTTCCATGCCAAGGCAGCGACGCTCCCAGAgccacagagagcagcagtgCTCTGCTGTTCCAATCAAGTTCTATTTCAGAAGGAGACTTCCAAGCCAGCTCATCTGTGGGACCTCAGGCTGCAGGGTCTGAGGAAAGCTACGAGTCCAGGTCTGGACAGAGTCTGTCGTCCGGTACTCACATTCCCAACTCATCCTCATGTGGCCACAGCAGGCGAACCCATCGAGACTCGACAGAGAGTCTCTCCCCCCAGCCTGGGGAGCCAGCCTCCCCCTCTGCTTACAACCGCAAAGCTCCGTTCAGTCGGGCACGCCTTCGTCTCCTGTCCTGCCGCTCTATAGAAGAGCCTCGCATGACTCCCTCAGTCAAAGATCGCTACCCGATACTCAAACACATCCTAAACTTCATAAAGGACCAGGCTCTCACAACAGCGAG CATTCTGCAGACGCTGTCTCTGAACAAAGCGCAGGCCCTGAGTGTGTGCAAGGTGCTGGAGATGGTTCAGCAGTGCTTCCACTCCATGGGACAGCCGCACCTCTTCCAAGCCCCCTGCATCCTGTTCCTACAGGAGCTGCTGGCATGCCAAAAAGACTTTACCTG TTATTTCTCTCAGCTGTCAGACAGCGGGCAAAAGCTGGGAGAGGAAGTGAGGCGCTCCTACCATCAGCTGGTGCTCATGCTTGTGGAGGCGGTACAGGGCTTCAGCAGCCTCAATGAGAA AGCGTTTCTGCCGGCCCTGTCGTGTGTGCAGACCTGCTTGTTGCACCTCCTGGACATGAACTGGGAGGCGCACGATCTTCCTTTCTTCCTGAGCATCAATCTTCCTGACCTCCTCCTCAGCATGTCTCAGGAGAACATCAGCGTCCATGACACTGCCATCAG TCAGTGGACAGAGGAGGACGAGATTGCAGACTACAAGAAGAACCAGGAGTGGATGGATGAGTGTATGGACGGGATGTTTGAGAAGTGGTATGACAAAATTGATGAAGAGGAATCGATGGAGGACAGGAGGAAG ATGCACATGTTCATTGCCCGCTATTGTGACCTGCTCAACGTCGTGATCTCTTGCGATGGCTGTGAGAGGATGGCACCTTGGCACCGCTACCGATGTCTGCAGTGCATGGACATGGACCTCTGCAAGACCTGCTTCCTTA GTGGTGCCAAGCCTGAAGGCCACGAGGATGACCATGAGATGGTAAACATGGAATATGCCTGCGATCATTGCCAGGGGCTTATTGTAGGCAGCAGGATCAACTGCAACGTGTGTGAAGACTTTGACCTGTGCTTCGGTTGTTACCACGCAAAGAAGTATCCTGACAG CCACCTGCCCACCCATCGGATCACTGTGTACCCCATGGTGACCATACGGATCAGCGATCGCCACCGTCTCATCCAGCCCTACATCCACAACTACTCCTGGCTGCTGTTTGCTGCTTTGGCCCTGTACACGTCAGAGCTGAGCAGCGAGAAGCAAACGGATGGAGACACCTTGGACAGCGACACTCTGAACGTGGCCAAAGCCCTGCAGACCCACTGCTCCCAGCTCATCACTGACTGCTTGCTCAAAGGACAGACTGGCAAAG GTTTCCGTTCCTCTGCTTTGCTTGCTCTGCTGTCCACCAACGATTCTGCTTCTGACAGCGAGCTGTGTCCAGTCTCTCCCGAGTCCTCTCAAGAGCTCAGCACAGCCACGGACACCTCCTCGCTCCCTGGTAGCACAGCAGCAATCTGCTCTCCTTCATCTCCTAAGCACAAG GACAAACCGTCAGATGAGAAAAAGGCAGAGGAGGGGAgctgtcctcctcctgctcaGCCAGAGTTGTCGCTCCCTCCGAGCAGTGGGCCGGGGGACAAAAAGAAGCTGGTCACTCAAGACACCCTAGACTCCGCCCGGCTCAGCCAGACCCCGTCAGTGTCCAGCGAAGACGCCCTCTCTCCTGTGGTCCGAC GAGCAGTCAACTCGCCAACATCTGATGTTGTCAAGGAAACTGACGATAGGCTGCCCCCAGTTCCCCTTCAGGGGCACGTGTTCTCCGAGTGCTCAAGAGAGAGGATCCTGGGACTGCTGGCAGCCATGCTACCTCCAGCCAAACCA gGCTGTTCCCTGTGTCTGCCCAGTCTGAGCTCCATGCTGCCACAGCTTTTTAAGGCAGTCATTTCCAATGCTGGCTCTCTGAATGAGACCTACCACCTCACCTTAGGCCTCCTGGGTCAGCTGCTGCTCCGGATCCCTCCGATGGAGGCTGACGCTGCTGTGACAGAGGCTCTGGCTGACAAGTATGAGTTGCTGATACAAGGAGAGATGTCCTGTTCAGACATCCAGGGCTGGAAGACCATACAGCTGCTTTTCAGCCTGGGCGCCGTCTGTTTAGACAG TCGCATTGGCTTGGACTGGGCATGCACGGTGGCAGACATTTTGCACAGTCTCAATGCTTGCCCCGAGTGGTGCACAATCATCGCCGCCTTCACTGACCATTGCATTCAGCAGCTGCCGCAGACTCTGAAGCGCACCAACCTCTTCACACTGCTGGTGCTCGTGGGCTTCGCCGAG GTGCTGTGTGTGGGCACCCAGACGGTGTTTATCGACAACGCCAATGAAAAGCACAACATGATCTTGCTGAAACACTTCACAGAAAAGAACCATGCTGCGGTGGTGGACGTTAGAACACGCAAGAGGAAAACAG TGAAGGACTACCAACTCATCCAGTCTCAGGATTCTTGCACGGTCAGTCTACCGGGGCAGCCAGAGGGCCAAGGCTGCCCAAAGACGCTGCTCAGTTGCTACCTGGGCAATTTCACCTCCATTATTAGCCACCTGTTGCAGACAAGCCAGGACAACGGCTCTTCTGATGCCGTGGAGGCTTCCTGGGTCCTGTCTTTGGCTCTTAAAGGCCTCTATAACATACTCAAG aAGCACGGAGTGGAGCACGCACATGAAGCCATCCAGGAGTCAGGCCTGACCCAGCTGCTGGTGAGGAAGTGCAGTAAGGGGACCGGCTTCAGCAAGCTGTGGCTGCTGCGCGACCTGGAGatcctctccatcatgctgtACTCCTCAAAGAGGGAGATCCATTCCATGGCCCAGGACCCGGAGCGAGAGCAACGAGAGCAGGACAAGGAGCACGACTCGGACCACTCCAGCTGCTGTGCTGACGACACGGATGTCAATAAGCCCGACCCGCTGGAGGGTCTGGATGAGGAGACAAAGATTTGCTTCCAA ATCACCCACGATGCCTTAAACGCCCCTTTGCCCATTCTGCGAGCTATGTATGAGCTGCAGATGAAGAGGACCGACTCGTTCTTCCTGGAGGTCCAGAAGAG ATTTGATGGAGAAGAGATAAAAACGGACGAGACGATCCGTACGCTGGCCCAGAAGTGGCAATCCAGCCGGCGGCCTCGGTCTGAGGAGCGGAACACCAAGGCTGTGGACACGGACATGATTGTGGTGTCTTGCATG TCTAAACCGAGTCACTGTGAAAAGGCCACAGAGGAGATCAACGTCGTAGCCCAGAAGCTCATCACCAACTCGGAGAGCGACCTCCAGCTCAGCTATGCCAAACAGAGACGCACCAAAAGCTCCGCTCTGCTGCACAAAGAGCTGGATGTGCGCAGCAACCGAGCCGTTCGTCAGTACCTGGTGAAGGTCAACCAGGCCATCGCCACGCTGTACGCTCGCCACGTGCTGGCGTCGTTGCTGGCCGACTGGCCCGCAGACGCGCCGATGAGCGAGGAGGCCCTGGAGCTGAGCGGGGCCTCGCACATGGCTTACATCTTGGACATGCTGATGCAGCTGGAGGAGCGGCCGTCGTGGGAGAAG ATTCTTCAGAGGGTGCTGAAGGGCTGCAGCCACAGCATGCTCTGCAGTCTCTCTCTCACTGCTTGCCAGTTCATGGAAGAGCCTGGCATGGCAGTGCAGGTCAGAGAGTCCAAACACCCGTACGATAACAACACCAACTTTGAG GACAAGGTGCACATCCCTGGCGCCATCTACCTGTCCGTAAAATTCGATTCCCGCTGCTACACAGAGGAAGGCTGCGACGAGCTCATCATGTCCAGCAGCAGCGATTTTGTCCAAGATGTTCACAACTTCAGTGGGTCTCCGCAGAAGTGGTCCGATTTTGAAATCCCCG GTGATACCCTGTACTACAGATTCATGTCAGACATGAGCAACACAGAGTGGGGCTACAAGTTCACCGTAACGGGGGGACACAGGGGCCGTTTTCAGACAG GTTTTGAGATACTGAAGCAAATGCTAGCTGATGACCAAGTGCTCAGCCAACTGCCACTAGCCGACATCTGGGAGTGGCAAGTGGGCGTGGCCTGTCGACAGACTGGAAACCAGCGACTGAGAGCCATTCACCTGTTGCTGCGTCTGCTGCAGTGTCAGTCCCAGAC AGCCTGCACGCTGACGCTGCTGCAACCTCTGTGGCAGCTCTTCATGTCTATGGAGAACAGCCTGAGCCAGGATCCCACCAGCATCACGGTGCTGCTGCCTCTTCACAGAGCCCTCACTGAACTCTTCTTTATCGCAGAGGCCCGTGCAATC GCTCAGGGCGTCCTCCAGGAGTACCTGTTAGCCATGACCACTGATGAGCAGCTCCTCAACCACACCGCCATG GCACTGAAGAACATCGCTGCCATCAGCCTGGCCATCAATTACCCCAATAAATCTACGAAGCTACTCAACATGTCCCCATGA